The segment cttggaagtgttctgggtcgtgctgaagcaggggctgaagtacttgacagtggagagacataagcgggtagcttaggaattgttcagtagcagctgttagggtgttaacaggctagcgaggctgattaagcagaacttgtaattgagttgtacaaggcgatttctaataaagctattgagTGTGCTTGTGTAATTGTCtctcttggtttaccttctgcattacttattgtggtgtcatctttgcacttacagCACCTTGGCCTCGAAGTAAGACCCGAAGAAACCATCTAGTTTGCTGCATACTTCAACCTGATCTCCTTTCACGAACTCCTCTTCCATTGTTAATCTTTGATTCGTTGTTTTCTATTtgtgaagagatgagaagagggattagttgtatttataaatatgtttgtttccttttcttgtaatttccttttttttcgaACTGCTTgttctttccttttctttgctgttttttttttcttttcagtttcgTAATTAAatggaaattatatatttagctAGAATAATCTAATAATGTACTTGAAAGTGACTGTATATTCACtggttattttatgttttatattttataattaaggCATAATTGATTATCATTTTTGCAAATATTATTAAAGCATGTCTAATGAAATTCTGAATATAAatccaaatataaatatattttcttataaatataaatatttaattatgtgtctctcgaaaacataagaaatttacattaaattattttaataataagatAAGATATTCATTATTAGAAGTTTTATTTAACACATcttatcatattatattttgagaCATTATTAATCTCTATAGGAAAATAAACAAAGGAATCGCGATAACAATCCTAAACCCTCTAGTCcactcaaaaccctaatttcgcaATTCAACCACAGTCTTCGTCGCGCCGCCGTCTCTCCCTACTCTCACCGGGAAAATGACTACCACCGCTGCTCCTCCGCCGTCATACCACTCAAAGATCGACTCCAAGAACGTCAACAGAGCCCTGAAGTCTCTCCTAAAATGGCGTGACTCAAAATCAAACCCCCGGAACTCAGAGCCCCTCGATAACAACAACAGCAGCAGCGACGGTGGCTTCGTCTACCTCGTCGTAACCCTAAAGAAGCCTCCCCAGATCGATCGCACCAATCCAATAACGATCCCTCTCCCTCACCCTCTCATCGACCTCGCCGAATCCCCTCCTCCGGAGCTCTGCCTGATCATCGACGACAAGCACAAGAACAAGATCACAAAGGAGACGGCTCTGAAGAAGATCGAAGCGGAGAAGGTTCCGATCACGGCCGTGATCAAGGTCTCGAAGCTGAAGACGGAGTTGAAGAAGCTGGAGGTGGAGGAAGGGAGGCGTCACGGTCACGAGGTGTACTTCGCGGAGAGGAGGCTGATGCCGATGTTGCCGAAGCTTCTGGGGAAGGAGTTcgtgaagaggaagaagagtcCGATCGCGATTAACTTGAGGAGCGGTAACTGGAAGGAGCAGGTTGAGAGAGTGTGTGAATCGGCTTTGTTCTTTGTTGGGACGGGGACTTGTAGTGTTGTGAAGGTTGCGAAGTTGTCTATGGGAAGGAAGGAGATTGCGGAGAATGTTGTGGCTGTTATGGAAGGGATCGCTGGTTCGATTCCTGGTGGATGGAAGAATGTTAACTTGTTTCATTTGAAGTTGCTTGAGAGCTTGGCTTTGCCTGTTTATGAATCAGTTTGAGATATGGAGAGGTTGAGAATGTTTTGAAACTTAACAGTAAGGTGATGatttggttggttggttggttggtttcagttttttttttggggttaaTTTTAGTGGagtttttttctcttatatGATGTTGCTGCAGTGTTTAGATTATGCCTAGACTGAACAAAACAGAACCATTACAAATGCaaacatatgattttaatgcagaaaaaaaaatacttaccTTTCAAGTAGACGTAACAATCACATTGAATGGCGTTAGAGATTACATTTTTTTCATGTCTTGAGGGATTTGTTATGTATATGAAAGAATCAAACTTCCCTACTTTATATGAACGACTTTGTATCCACAGTGAATGTTAAAAGTGTCCAGTCAGAATCCAGTGATGGATATGAGCATCAGTTCACTAGAGCTGCGTTTCATCTCATTCTCATACGCAAAAAACTTGTTCAGAAACTCAATTCCAAAACTTTCTTACCAAAAAGTTATTTGACTTAGAAACCATTCAGGACTCCTGTATAATCTCTGTGTTTGTCATCAGGGCTTCAAAATCAGATCTAGAGCTTGAAAGCTCATATATTAAATCAGAGTTGGACCGCCTCTGTAACAACTAAACCGAATGAACATATGTAACACTTATAATTGTAATTCTTGTGGGTTAGGAGAACAAATCAGTGTAATATAATAACCAATCATTAACACTTCATAAGTGATGAAAGCAAAACTCTTTTATAGAAAAGTCGAATGGTTGCAAATGTGTCAAGTTTAAGCCTTAATTACCTTGCTAATAACCTGATAAATATAATTCCCACTGTTACCTGCACATATGATACTCCTACAGATGAGCACATGACTACTACTTCGGTTCTGCATTACTATT is part of the Raphanus sativus cultivar WK10039 chromosome 5, ASM80110v3, whole genome shotgun sequence genome and harbors:
- the LOC108857505 gene encoding uncharacterized protein LOC108857505: MTTTAAPPPSYHSKIDSKNVNRALKSLLKWRDSKSNPRNSEPLDNNNSSSDGGFVYLVVTLKKPPQIDRTNPITIPLPHPLIDLAESPPPELCLIIDDKHKNKITKETALKKIEAEKVPITAVIKVSKLKTELKKLEVEEGRRHGHEVYFAERRLMPMLPKLLGKEFVKRKKSPIAINLRSGNWKEQVERVCESALFFVGTGTCSVVKVAKLSMGRKEIAENVVAVMEGIAGSIPGGWKNVNLFHLKLLESLALPVYESV